In Gilliamella sp. B3022, the sequence AACCTAAACCACGACGTCAACAGCGCACTTTAAACAAAAGTGTTCGAGTCAAAAATAGTGAGATGATCGATCAGGCTGTCGGTGAAAAAGTTATTATTCCAACTTTACTGTTACCAATTCTTGTCGCAGAATCAGTGGAGAATAAAGTTACTGAAACTCAACCAAAGCGCCAACGTCGAACATCCAGACATTTGCGTATGAATGGTCAGCGTAATAAGCGACGTTTAAAAAATACTGAACAAAAACAGTCACCAATGCCATTGGCATTTGCAGCTTCATCATTAGAACTGGCATTAGGTCGAGTATTTATCGATTATAGTCAATTGAAGCAGGAGGAACCAAAAGTGACAATACCGTTAATTCCGTCACTTTTGATCCCTATTGTTGTTAAGGATAATGAAGTTGTAGTGACAAATAATATGAAAGATAATACAGATATAACGTTAGATATTGCTCCTGTTAATCAAATAGATATTAATATACAACTTGATTCTAATGAAGTTGAACAAAGTAATGACAGTGATAAATCAGTGAATGAAAATGAACAAACAACAGGGCATTCTTCGGCTGTAATGACTAAAGCATCAGCACCAGAGTATGAAGTATCGAATAAAACTATAAGGTCACGTGAAGAGTCAGACTATCATTTTGATGGTAAAGGTAATGCGGGTGGTTTGAGCGCACAAGATCATGCTTATGCAGCTGCTAGCAAACCATTAATATCAGAAGATTAATCCTTTAAATAGTTTAAAACACGGTAATAAATAGTTGTTACCGTGTTTTATTTACTTATAACAGCGATAAAGATAAACATGATTATCTATATTTTCAAAAAAATAGTAACGTTTTTATTTATTATCTGCGTATTAACTCAGATTAGTTTCTGTTTAGTCTATTTTGCTCCACATTCAATACTTAACTCTAATAATTTGAGTTTTGTTGATGCATATAGTGCTTTTTTTAAGCAATTACTACAAGGTCAATTTAGATTATTATCAGGTGAAACCGTACCATTTTTTCACACTTTATTAGCGACTTTCGAACTTTGTATACTAGCTTTAGTGGTTGCTCTAGTCATTGGACTGCCATTGGGAATTTTTCTTGGTTTGAGTAATATTAATTGGCTTAATAATACTATTCGCTTAGGATCTTTATTTCTGTATTCTTGTCCTAAAGTTATGTTTGTTGTTATTGTGATGCATTGGTTATCGCCTACTTGGTCGATATCAATGAATTTTGATGTGTCGCCGTCAGTAACGGGCACATCGTTACTCGAAATTCTTGTTGCATCAAAAACAATGAAATTACAAGCACTTCTTGTACATCTGCATCATTTGCTTTTGCCTATTATTATTTTAGCCATTCAACCAAGTATTATGACAATACAATTAGTGAGTCAATCGGTAAAAAGTACCTCACGTCAAAACTATATTAAAATAGCGATTATTCGTGAACGATCCCCATTTAAAATTTTACGCCGTCATTTGTTACCTAATTCTATTCCTGCAACGATTCCACAGTTAACATACAATACGACAACACTGCTGTTTTCGACAATGGTAATAGAAATTTTATTTAATCGTGTTGGTCTAGGGCAATGGGTGATGATTGCTTATCACCATCATAATTATTCCATTATAGCTATTGCAATTTTGGCATGTGGTACGGTCATTAGTCTATTAACATTATTAGGTGAAATTTCTTCTGTTGCTATTTATCCATTACGTCATAAGGTAAATTATGTCTAGGGTAACTAAACTAGTAAATGCTATTGTATCTTGCTTTAATAAGCTACACAGTAATGTTTATTTAATTATTAGCTTTTATGGTATTTTAGCAATTGCATTTGTAGCATTATCGACTAAATGGTTTTTTCATGCTCATTTAAATTCTATTTATCCGGCTTCATTACCACCAGCTTGGTGGGCGAATGGTGATTTAAATCATATTTTAGGTACTAATGCCAAAGGACAAGATATTTTTGATTATTTACTGATCGGATATCGCTCGACCATATCCATGACATTAAAAGCCGTATTTTATGTCATTATTTTTGGTGGGATAATTAATTATTTGATGTTCTTTATATCTTTTTTGCGTCCGCTAATTCTATTTATTTTTAAGTTTTGTATGGTTGTGCCACCGCTACTAGGCGTCATTGCAATTAGTATGATATTAGAAGATGATATTACCAACATATTATTAGTGATTGGATTATCTTATACACCACGCTTTATCTATAATATTCATCAACAAGCGATTAATGAATGGCATAAAACTTACATTACAGCTTACCGATTGGATGGGTTATCACCGTTATCAATTTTTAATCACTACATTTTACCTAATATTTTACCCATGTATTTGACCGAAATTGCCTCATTATTTGGTTCGATCATTTTGGCCATTACTACCATAACTTTTCTAGGTTTTGCAAATGACGTTTCACGTCCCGATTTAGGTATGATGATGTTCAAAATGAAAGATATTATCGGTACTAATTATTTAGCTTTTCTATCGCCAGGATTGGCTGTAGTTGTTACTATAACTTTGGTCTATTTATTCAATTTTGGATTATATGGCCAACGAGCAGGGCATTAATTATGGCTTTGTTAGATATTCGAAATTTAACCATAGAATTTATTACGCCTGATGGTTTGTTACGAGCAATCGATCGTGTAAACTTAAAGCTATCTGAAGGTGAAATTCGTGGTTTAGTTGGAGAGTCAGGTTCAGGAAAAAGTCTTATTGCTAAAGCCATTTTAGGGGTGACTAATCATAATTGGAAGATTTCGGCTGATCGCTTTCATTTTGATGATATTGATCTATTAAAACTTTCTCCTAAACAGCGTCGAAAAGTGATTAGTGATAATGTATCTATGATATTTCAAGAACCGCAATCATGTTTAGATCCTTCAATGAAAATAGGTCAACAGTTAATAAATGCTATTCCAAGAAGAACATTTAAAGGGCATTGGTGGCAAAGATTATTTTGGCGCAAACATCGTGCCATTGAATTGTTGCATCGGGTGGGAATTAAAGACCATAAAGAAATATTAAAATCTTATCCATTTGAATTGACTGAAGGAGAGTGCCAGAAAGTAATGATTGCTATTGCACTGGCTAATCGACCCAAATTATTAATTGCAGATGAACCCACTAATTCAATGGAGGCAACAACCGAATCACAAATATTTAGGCTTCTTGCGAGTATGAATCAAAATATTGGAACCACAATTCTTCTTATCAGTCATGATTTACAAATGGTGACACGATGGACTGATCGTATTAGTGTATTGTATTGTGGCCAAACGGTGGAAGTTGCTGATAGTGAAGATTTAATTAAATCCCCTTATCATCCTTATACTCAAGCTTTGATTTATGCTATTCCTGATTTTGGAAAAGCGATGCCCCATAAAAGCCCACTCAATACTTTACCCGGAGTTATTCCATCTCTTGAGCATTTACCGATAGGTTGCCGGTTAGGACCCCGTTGTCCTTATGCTCAAAAGAAGTGTATCGAAGCACCTGAGTTAAGACCGATAAAAGATCACTCAGTAGCTTGCCATTTTCCGTTAAATACTGATGAGTAGTGGTCAATAACAGGTATATATGATGAATCCAATATTAAAAGTGCGTAATTTATCTAAACAATTCAAAATTCCTAAAGGTTTTCTGGGGCATTTGCGTATTGATGCAGTTAAACCATTGTCGTTTTCACTTAGTGAAGGTAAGACGTTGGCCATTATTGGACAAAATGGCTCAGGAAAGTCAACTGTAGCAAAAATGTTAGTCGGTATGTTGAAACCTGATAGCGGTGATATCTGGATTGATGGTAATAAAGTTGAATATGGTGATTATAGTTACCGTTGCCAACTTATCCGTATGATATTTCAACATGTAGAGAGCTCATTTGATCCAAGATTACGTATTGGACAATTGTTAGAAATCCCGTTGAAACACAATACTAAATATAATGCCCAAGAACGTGAAAAGTTAATTAATGACGTCTTAAAACAAGTT encodes:
- a CDS encoding peptide ABC transporter ATP-binding protein, whose amino-acid sequence is MMNPILKVRNLSKQFKIPKGFLGHLRIDAVKPLSFSLSEGKTLAIIGQNGSGKSTVAKMLVGMLKPDSGDIWIDGNKVEYGDYSYRCQLIRMIFQHVESSFDPRLRIGQLLEIPLKHNTKYNAQEREKLINDVLKQVGLLPEHASYYPSVMAAGQKQRVALARALILKPKVIILDEALAALDISMRSQIVNLMLSLQAEQNISYVYVTQDIGMMKHISDEILVMHKGELVEYGNTAEVLASPLSDITQKLINSYFGEALTADTWRTDTRTF
- a CDS encoding ABC transporter permease subunit; protein product: MSRVTKLVNAIVSCFNKLHSNVYLIISFYGILAIAFVALSTKWFFHAHLNSIYPASLPPAWWANGDLNHILGTNAKGQDIFDYLLIGYRSTISMTLKAVFYVIIFGGIINYLMFFISFLRPLILFIFKFCMVVPPLLGVIAISMILEDDITNILLVIGLSYTPRFIYNIHQQAINEWHKTYITAYRLDGLSPLSIFNHYILPNILPMYLTEIASLFGSIILAITTITFLGFANDVSRPDLGMMMFKMKDIIGTNYLAFLSPGLAVVVTITLVYLFNFGLYGQRAGH
- the sapD gene encoding putrescine export ABC transporter ATP-binding protein SapD; the protein is MALLDIRNLTIEFITPDGLLRAIDRVNLKLSEGEIRGLVGESGSGKSLIAKAILGVTNHNWKISADRFHFDDIDLLKLSPKQRRKVISDNVSMIFQEPQSCLDPSMKIGQQLINAIPRRTFKGHWWQRLFWRKHRAIELLHRVGIKDHKEILKSYPFELTEGECQKVMIAIALANRPKLLIADEPTNSMEATTESQIFRLLASMNQNIGTTILLISHDLQMVTRWTDRISVLYCGQTVEVADSEDLIKSPYHPYTQALIYAIPDFGKAMPHKSPLNTLPGVIPSLEHLPIGCRLGPRCPYAQKKCIEAPELRPIKDHSVACHFPLNTDE
- a CDS encoding ABC transporter permease subunit — its product is MIIYIFKKIVTFLFIICVLTQISFCLVYFAPHSILNSNNLSFVDAYSAFFKQLLQGQFRLLSGETVPFFHTLLATFELCILALVVALVIGLPLGIFLGLSNINWLNNTIRLGSLFLYSCPKVMFVVIVMHWLSPTWSISMNFDVSPSVTGTSLLEILVASKTMKLQALLVHLHHLLLPIIILAIQPSIMTIQLVSQSVKSTSRQNYIKIAIIRERSPFKILRRHLLPNSIPATIPQLTYNTTTLLFSTMVIEILFNRVGLGQWVMIAYHHHNYSIIAIAILACGTVISLLTLLGEISSVAIYPLRHKVNYV